A window from Hymenobacter volaticus encodes these proteins:
- a CDS encoding fructose-6-phosphate aldolase encodes MYIIKVKGKAKIPDYIQLRDEEFVLIAYFRADRPLKDLHRYGLENKETALAAVIDGLAFGKLQKLEI; translated from the coding sequence ATGTATATCATCAAAGTCAAAGGCAAAGCCAAGATTCCCGATTACATTCAGTTGCGTGACGAGGAGTTTGTGCTCATTGCTTACTTCCGTGCCGACCGGCCGCTGAAGGATTTGCACCGCTACGGGCTGGAAAACAAGGAAACGGCCTTGGCTGCTGTTATCGACGGCCTTGCTTTCGGCAAGCTGCAAAAGCTGGAAATATAA
- a CDS encoding glycosyltransferase: protein MPGLSVLIPVFNRNVTPLVYALQAQIKDWDGPVEILCLDDGSREVERLPNQQLSKLTGVCYEELPHNIGRAAIRNRLAHAARYEWLLLLDNDSLLPDSRFLARYAAARLQAPVLVGGTTYEHTAPSTAELTLRWLYGRLREARPAAVRQRAPHGQLTLNNMLVETKLFRQFGLDEQLTRYGHEDTKFGWLLRQAGIQVQHLDNPVLHDGLEPATMFLQKSHEAVRNLALLYRAEGLGSDTKLLKAALQLHRWGLSEAVRAAFKLRQTQVRRNLLSVRPSLRQLDALKLYWMLTELAE, encoded by the coding sequence ATGCCCGGTCTCTCCGTATTGATTCCGGTTTTCAACCGCAACGTGACGCCACTGGTGTACGCGTTGCAAGCCCAAATCAAGGATTGGGACGGCCCGGTGGAAATCTTGTGTCTCGATGACGGCTCCCGGGAAGTGGAGCGGTTGCCCAACCAGCAGCTAAGCAAGCTGACTGGCGTATGCTACGAAGAACTGCCGCATAATATTGGGCGGGCTGCTATCCGCAACCGCCTGGCTCATGCCGCCCGCTACGAGTGGTTGCTGCTCCTCGACAATGATAGTTTGCTACCCGATTCCCGGTTTCTGGCTCGGTATGCTGCTGCACGCTTGCAGGCGCCAGTATTAGTAGGAGGAACCACCTACGAGCACACCGCCCCTTCGACGGCGGAACTGACCTTGCGTTGGCTGTACGGCCGACTACGCGAAGCGCGGCCGGCAGCCGTGCGGCAACGTGCTCCGCATGGGCAACTTACGCTCAACAACATGCTGGTTGAAACGAAATTGTTTCGTCAGTTTGGGCTAGACGAGCAACTAACCCGCTATGGCCACGAAGACACTAAGTTTGGGTGGCTACTGCGCCAAGCCGGTATTCAGGTGCAGCACCTCGACAATCCGGTATTACACGATGGCTTAGAGCCTGCCACTATGTTTTTGCAGAAAAGCCACGAGGCCGTCCGTAATCTGGCCTTGCTTTACCGGGCTGAAGGCTTAGGCAGCGACACCAAATTGCTGAAGGCCGCCTTGCAGTTGCACCGTTGGGGCCTGAGTGAAGCCGTGCGGGCTGCGTTCAAGCTGCGCCAAACGCAGGTACGGCGCAACTTGCTTTCCGTGCGTCCTAGCCTGCGCCAACTCGATGCGTTGAAGCTGTACTGGATGCTGACGGAACTGGCAGAGTAG
- a CDS encoding DegT/DnrJ/EryC1/StrS family aminotransferase translates to MPTFSLPCAPIHMLDLRAQHAPIQSELNAALQQTLEEGAFIQGPAVGQFADELSTYLDGAHVVPCANGTDALQLALMSLQLPAGAEVIVPAFTYVATLEAAAVLGLVPVPADVRPDTFNLDPAAVEAALTPRTGAIIVVHLFGQCADLAALRLLADKHGVALIEDNAQAIGATFTTETGQIWMAGTVGEVGTTSFFPSKNLGALGDGGALYTHDQARTTYLRQLANHGQTRKYHHEHIGLNSRLDTIQAALLRVKLRYLPQWTADRQRIAAHYDAALTGISSLHIPARDPRSTHVFHQYTLLVEQESPDNSSRRDLLQAYLQQQQIPSVVYYPLPNHLQPAYNYLGYQEGQFPVAERLCRTVLSLPIHPTLTEEQVVAVAAAVRTWASA, encoded by the coding sequence GTGCCTACTTTTTCCTTGCCCTGCGCGCCTATTCATATGCTGGACCTGCGCGCTCAGCATGCTCCTATTCAAAGTGAGTTGAACGCGGCGCTGCAACAGACCCTGGAGGAAGGTGCCTTCATTCAGGGGCCGGCGGTAGGGCAGTTTGCCGACGAGCTAAGCACGTATTTAGATGGTGCTCATGTGGTGCCCTGCGCCAATGGCACCGACGCGCTCCAACTGGCCCTTATGAGTTTGCAATTGCCAGCTGGCGCCGAAGTTATCGTTCCTGCTTTCACTTATGTGGCCACCCTCGAAGCTGCCGCTGTGCTAGGTTTAGTACCAGTCCCGGCCGATGTTCGCCCCGATACGTTCAACCTAGACCCGGCCGCAGTAGAAGCAGCTCTCACACCGCGCACCGGCGCTATTATCGTGGTGCACCTATTCGGCCAGTGTGCCGACCTAGCTGCCCTGCGGCTTCTGGCCGACAAGCATGGGGTTGCGCTCATTGAAGACAACGCCCAAGCTATTGGAGCCACATTCACTACCGAAACGGGCCAAATTTGGATGGCCGGCACGGTAGGGGAGGTAGGGACAACCTCCTTCTTTCCCAGTAAAAACCTCGGTGCCCTCGGCGACGGTGGTGCCTTGTACACCCACGACCAAGCACGCACCACCTATCTGCGTCAACTAGCTAACCACGGCCAGACTCGCAAATACCACCACGAGCACATCGGCCTTAACTCCCGCCTCGATACTATACAAGCCGCCCTCCTGCGCGTGAAGCTGCGCTACCTGCCACAGTGGACTGCAGACCGCCAGCGCATAGCCGCGCACTATGATGCGGCTCTAACAGGCATCTCTAGCCTGCACATTCCAGCCCGTGACCCGCGCAGCACGCACGTTTTTCACCAGTATACGCTGTTAGTAGAGCAGGAATCTCCTGACAACTCAAGCCGCCGTGACCTGTTGCAGGCATATTTGCAGCAGCAGCAGATTCCGAGCGTTGTGTATTATCCTTTGCCCAACCACCTGCAACCAGCTTATAACTACTTGGGCTACCAAGAAGGGCAGTTCCCGGTAGCTGAACGCCTTTGCCGCACCGTGCTATCCTTGCCCATTCATCCTACTCTGACGGAAGAGCAAGTAGTTGCTGTTGCGGCGGCAGTGCGCACCTGGGCCTCGGCGTAA
- a CDS encoding M48 family metalloprotease, with protein MRRSFLTLLLPLAGVAALTTAAINKPTQGFNIFPIQQDIELGAQVAKQTDSLYRAKGQLLERSSNARAYQLLDGVVKRVLDNGNLNYRTQFPWDVQIIKDDQTQNAFATPGGHIYVFSGLIKFLDDENQLAGVLGHEIAHADRRHSTQLLQKQYGISILLGVIAGNNPNQLVQMAAGIGQLKFSRTYETEADKYSTIYLNGTRYYSCDGAAGFFIKAEKQGGGGTPEFLSTHPNPGSRITNIQRSAQQLGCTGRNVSNSNFQELKRLL; from the coding sequence ATGCGCCGTTCATTTCTTACGTTGCTATTGCCGCTAGCCGGAGTAGCCGCCCTCACCACCGCCGCCATTAACAAGCCCACTCAAGGCTTCAACATCTTTCCCATTCAGCAGGATATCGAGCTAGGCGCTCAGGTAGCCAAGCAAACCGATTCGCTTTACCGGGCCAAAGGTCAGTTGCTGGAGCGCTCCAGCAACGCTCGTGCGTATCAGCTGCTTGATGGCGTAGTAAAACGAGTGCTCGACAATGGTAACCTCAATTATCGCACCCAGTTTCCCTGGGATGTACAGATTATCAAGGACGATCAAACACAGAATGCCTTTGCCACCCCCGGTGGCCACATCTATGTTTTCTCGGGGCTGATTAAGTTTCTCGACGACGAGAACCAGCTAGCGGGCGTATTAGGCCACGAGATTGCGCACGCCGACCGGCGGCACAGCACACAGTTGTTGCAGAAACAGTACGGCATTAGCATTTTGTTGGGGGTTATAGCAGGAAATAACCCCAATCAACTCGTGCAGATGGCCGCGGGTATCGGGCAGCTTAAGTTCAGCCGTACCTACGAAACCGAAGCCGATAAATACTCTACCATTTACCTCAACGGCACGCGCTACTATTCATGCGACGGGGCAGCTGGCTTCTTCATTAAAGCCGAAAAGCAAGGTGGCGGCGGTACGCCAGAGTTCTTGAGCACGCACCCCAATCCTGGTTCGCGCATCACCAACATCCAACGGAGTGCCCAACAGCTAGGTTGCACAGGCCGCAACGTCAGCAATTCTAACTTTCAGGAACTGAAGCGGCTGCTGTAG
- a CDS encoding Gfo/Idh/MocA family protein has translation MADSLSAVRFVVCGVGHIGRRHASLVSRHSGAQLTALIDIRAELASELALEHPGVPFFASLEDYLQHGPEADLLTIATPNYQHAPQAIVGLQHGLHVVIEKPIALSKVDAEAIVHTALQTGRLVFGVMQNRYSPPAAWLKQVYDEGLLGEIYLVQFNCFWNRDARYYKPGGWKGTQAQDGGTLFTQFSHFVDLLYWVFGDITNISARFRDFNHAGLTEFEDSGLVTFDLVRGGSGTLQYSTAVWDRNLESSLTVVAEHGSLRLGGQYMDKVEYCHLRNYTLPVLPPTNPANDYGMYQGSAANHVQVIENVVNTVQKRSSATTNALEGLKVVEIIERIYSLK, from the coding sequence TTGGCTGATTCTCTTTCTGCGGTTCGCTTCGTTGTTTGTGGTGTGGGGCACATTGGCCGTCGTCATGCTTCGTTGGTGTCGCGTCATTCCGGGGCGCAGCTGACCGCTCTTATTGACATACGCGCGGAACTAGCTTCTGAATTGGCCTTGGAGCACCCAGGAGTGCCCTTTTTCGCCTCTTTAGAAGATTACCTGCAGCATGGGCCTGAAGCCGATCTATTAACTATAGCTACACCAAATTACCAGCATGCGCCCCAAGCTATAGTTGGTTTACAGCATGGTTTGCACGTAGTTATTGAGAAGCCAATTGCCTTAAGCAAGGTGGATGCCGAAGCAATTGTACACACTGCGTTGCAAACTGGGCGGTTGGTATTTGGGGTGATGCAAAACCGGTATTCGCCCCCCGCCGCGTGGCTCAAGCAAGTCTATGACGAGGGCCTGCTAGGCGAGATATACTTGGTGCAGTTCAACTGTTTCTGGAACCGCGACGCCCGCTATTACAAGCCCGGTGGGTGGAAAGGCACGCAGGCCCAAGATGGGGGTACGCTTTTCACGCAATTCAGCCACTTCGTTGATTTGCTGTATTGGGTGTTTGGCGACATTACCAATATCTCGGCCCGTTTCCGCGACTTCAATCATGCGGGTCTTACTGAGTTCGAAGACAGCGGCTTGGTCACATTCGATTTAGTGCGCGGCGGTAGTGGCACGCTGCAGTATAGCACTGCCGTTTGGGACCGGAATCTGGAGAGCAGCCTCACGGTAGTAGCTGAACACGGAAGCCTGCGCCTCGGCGGCCAGTATATGGACAAAGTGGAGTACTGTCATCTACGCAACTATACGCTGCCGGTACTGCCCCCAACCAACCCTGCCAACGACTACGGCATGTACCAGGGCAGCGCGGCCAACCACGTTCAAGTAATTGAGAACGTGGTTAATACTGTGCAAAAGCGCAGTTCTGCTACCACCAACGCCCTAGAAGGTTTAAAAGTGGTGGAGATAATTGAGCGGATATACAGTCTCAAGTAG
- a CDS encoding type II toxin-antitoxin system VapC family toxin: protein MAKIFFDTAPFIYLVENHSSYYQKVADYLTQSLTDDAMLETSVLTYTEFCAKPEQLGRPDLLLDFDDLLRDFDFQMREITLGAATLAYQLQAKYAGLKGIDAMQIATAVNSGCDVFLTNDKELKNVREIQVVVVAEL, encoded by the coding sequence GTGGCTAAGATTTTTTTTGACACAGCGCCCTTCATTTATCTGGTTGAAAACCATTCGAGCTATTACCAGAAAGTGGCTGACTATTTAACTCAGTCGCTTACTGATGATGCTATGCTGGAAACAAGCGTGCTTACGTACACCGAGTTTTGCGCCAAGCCGGAACAGCTAGGCCGCCCTGATCTGCTGCTCGATTTTGATGATTTGCTGCGAGATTTCGATTTTCAAATGCGAGAAATAACGTTGGGAGCAGCTACCCTGGCCTACCAGTTGCAAGCCAAATATGCTGGACTCAAAGGCATAGATGCTATGCAGATAGCCACCGCCGTTAATTCGGGCTGCGACGTCTTTCTGACCAATGACAAGGAACTGAAGAACGTGCGCGAAATCCAAGTGGTGGTAGTAGCGGAACTCTAG
- a CDS encoding EcsC family protein translates to MTPDEKQAYAELLEWQKQMQQPPSMLNRLARRVQARLNALLPERVHKAITATIKQMVRAVLFGSTYISPQPLVGMPLPARETSVRTRIRYYRNTAAAEGAVTGAAGFFLGLADFPLLLGIKLKLLFDIAALYGYDVKHYPERLYILHIFQLTFSSQHTRNEVYRRLADWENYCNTLPTDVNAFDWRTFQQEYRDYIDLAKLAQLLPIIGAAVGAVANYRLLVQLGETAMNCYRMRHFAKESSEVVPHVS, encoded by the coding sequence ATGACGCCCGACGAAAAACAAGCTTACGCTGAGCTACTGGAGTGGCAAAAGCAAATGCAGCAACCGCCATCCATGCTGAATCGGTTGGCGCGGCGGGTACAGGCGCGTCTTAATGCGTTGTTACCCGAGCGAGTGCACAAGGCCATTACGGCTACCATCAAGCAAATGGTGCGGGCCGTCTTATTTGGGTCAACGTATATCTCGCCCCAGCCGCTTGTAGGAATGCCTCTGCCCGCCCGGGAAACCAGCGTGCGCACCCGTATCCGCTATTACCGCAACACCGCGGCTGCCGAAGGAGCCGTAACGGGAGCGGCTGGCTTTTTCCTCGGTCTTGCCGATTTTCCGTTACTGCTCGGCATCAAGCTGAAGTTGCTGTTCGACATAGCGGCGCTCTACGGCTACGACGTGAAACACTACCCCGAGCGGCTCTACATCCTTCATATCTTTCAGCTGACATTCAGCAGCCAACATACGCGCAATGAAGTGTACCGGCGCCTGGCCGATTGGGAAAATTACTGCAACACGTTGCCCACCGATGTCAACGCATTCGACTGGCGTACTTTCCAGCAAGAGTACCGCGACTACATCGACCTCGCCAAACTAGCGCAATTGCTACCGATTATTGGAGCAGCAGTGGGGGCGGTGGCCAATTACCGTCTCCTGGTACAACTCGGCGAAACAGCAATGAATTGCTACCGCATGAGGCACTTCGCCAAAGAGAGCAGCGAAGTTGTTCCGCACGTTTCCTGA
- a CDS encoding MarR family winged helix-turn-helix transcriptional regulator encodes MARISPTLAAERLFPSAEQTDAMLRNITQRYAGTDPNGLHFCMAMGRLFNSLFTSMDKHFTHLGITQGRLIVLLHLDGATAGISPSTLALHCGVSRAAITKLLTGLEKQGYIQRIMAPYDRRAQTVQLTEAGRTFLDETMPNDQRRLAVIMEPFSALERQELLRLLTKIAQMFRTAIEEEGRELPVQ; translated from the coding sequence ATGGCGCGCATCTCTCCAACTTTAGCGGCCGAACGGCTATTTCCTTCTGCTGAACAAACCGACGCTATGCTGCGCAACATCACGCAGCGCTACGCCGGTACCGACCCTAATGGCCTACACTTTTGCATGGCCATGGGGCGCCTATTCAACAGCTTGTTCACTAGTATGGACAAACATTTCACGCATTTAGGAATTACCCAAGGACGCCTGATTGTGCTGCTTCACCTGGACGGCGCAACAGCAGGAATTAGTCCATCGACTTTGGCCTTGCATTGCGGCGTGTCGCGAGCAGCTATAACCAAGCTCTTGACAGGATTAGAAAAGCAGGGCTACATTCAGCGGATAATGGCCCCTTATGACCGGCGTGCTCAGACTGTGCAGTTAACCGAGGCTGGTCGCACGTTTCTCGACGAAACCATGCCCAACGACCAGCGCCGGTTGGCTGTCATCATGGAGCCATTTAGCGCACTGGAGCGGCAAGAATTACTGCGTTTGCTTACCAAAATTGCGCAGATGTTTCGGACGGCTATAGAGGAAGAAGGTAGAGAACTGCCAGTACAGTAA
- a CDS encoding TolC family protein, whose protein sequence is MMGGGMGGGAPIPSFVGPFNTFDARLNFSQTILNLAALREYKSTKAAVQVADLTAQLAREQVATFVALAYLTAQRSNLEVQAARADFTLAEALRELAVKQRNAGVANGIDVVRAESRAAQERLRVVQAEANAEQTRLDLERAVGLPQGSATRLVDTLGVRAEAVPPVEVALQQALASRLDTRIAEQTIEQRALDRRARAAARYPVVNAVGDYGQSANTPFKNDRATRTYGVQLSVPVFDGGYTRGRINAALSQQRQAEWQLGNTRGQVEQDVRTALVGWRLGAEQVRASEEQFRLATRELELATQRFRAGVADNTEVLEAQAGLANARALRVQALAQYSAARLNFAAATGTAQAFRL, encoded by the coding sequence ATGATGGGTGGTGGCATGGGCGGCGGAGCACCCATTCCATCTTTCGTAGGTCCTTTCAATACGTTCGATGCTCGGCTCAACTTCTCGCAAACTATCCTCAACCTTGCCGCGCTGCGCGAATACAAAAGTACCAAGGCCGCCGTGCAGGTAGCCGACCTAACGGCCCAATTGGCCCGCGAACAAGTGGCTACATTCGTAGCATTAGCTTATCTCACAGCCCAGCGCAGCAACCTGGAAGTGCAGGCTGCTCGCGCCGACTTCACGCTGGCGGAAGCCCTACGTGAACTGGCTGTTAAACAACGAAACGCCGGTGTAGCCAACGGTATTGATGTAGTGCGCGCCGAGTCGCGGGCTGCACAGGAACGGCTACGGGTGGTGCAGGCCGAAGCCAATGCCGAGCAAACTCGCCTCGATTTGGAGCGTGCCGTTGGCCTGCCTCAAGGCAGCGCTACCCGGCTCGTCGATACGTTGGGCGTCCGCGCCGAAGCGGTGCCGCCTGTGGAAGTGGCTTTGCAGCAGGCGCTAGCGTCGCGGCTTGATACGCGCATTGCCGAGCAGACCATCGAGCAGCGCGCTCTCGACCGCCGCGCCCGCGCCGCGGCCCGTTACCCCGTTGTCAATGCCGTCGGCGATTATGGCCAATCAGCTAATACGCCTTTCAAGAACGACCGTGCCACGCGCACCTACGGCGTGCAACTCAGCGTACCCGTGTTCGATGGGGGCTACACCCGTGGCCGAATAAATGCCGCCCTGAGCCAGCAGCGCCAAGCTGAATGGCAGCTTGGCAATACGCGCGGCCAAGTGGAACAAGATGTGCGTACGGCTTTGGTCGGTTGGCGCTTAGGAGCCGAGCAAGTGCGAGCTAGTGAAGAGCAGTTTCGTCTGGCTACGCGCGAGCTAGAGCTAGCCACCCAGCGTTTCCGGGCCGGTGTGGCCGACAATACGGAAGTACTGGAAGCACAGGCTGGCTTAGCCAACGCTCGTGCGCTACGTGTGCAAGCGTTGGCGCAGTACAGCGCGGCGCGTCTCAATTTTGCAGCTGCTACCGGCACGGCCCAAGCTTTCCGTTTATGA
- a CDS encoding HlyD family secretion protein, translated as MADPSDAPDLSARGRRKVEQQPQDAPDETTKTPVYKRPWFVIGAIILVLAVLFFGIRYYLHARAHESTDNAFIEGDAVRVSPRTAGTVSKVYVRDNQLVQAGTLLLELDPRDYQARLNQAQAAVVSAQAQRDASARAATARRSVIDQQRAQLAAAGASLEQAQAEERAAKAQAARDARDEQRYAELYKTDAVSRQRYDQAQTAARTTAAQADAARKRTQTVRAQVAQARAAVAQADNDYRQATEQIGVAEAQIGEAQAAAEEAKLQLSYTKIYAAETGRVTRKAVDEGQTVAIGQQLMALTYGQLWVTANFKETQLEKMRAGQPVELEVDAYPSEKFRGKVESFQRGTGARFSLLPAENATGNYVKVVQRIPVKIVFDGQPNLHLLAPGMSVVPEVDISVEPTEKPAAPDNASTRPRAAAAR; from the coding sequence GTGGCTGATCCTTCAGACGCTCCAGACCTTAGTGCCCGCGGTCGGCGTAAGGTAGAGCAACAGCCCCAAGACGCACCCGACGAAACCACCAAAACGCCCGTTTATAAGCGGCCGTGGTTTGTGATAGGAGCCATCATTTTGGTGCTGGCGGTACTGTTTTTCGGAATACGATACTACCTGCATGCCCGCGCCCACGAGTCCACCGACAACGCGTTTATTGAGGGCGACGCAGTACGCGTGAGCCCCCGCACGGCTGGTACGGTAAGTAAAGTATATGTACGCGACAACCAGTTAGTGCAAGCCGGTACGTTGCTGCTGGAGTTAGACCCGCGCGACTACCAAGCGAGGCTCAACCAAGCCCAAGCCGCCGTAGTGAGTGCGCAGGCGCAGCGAGATGCTTCTGCCCGAGCTGCTACGGCGCGCCGCAGTGTGATTGATCAGCAGCGGGCCCAGTTGGCGGCCGCCGGGGCGTCGTTGGAACAGGCGCAGGCGGAGGAGCGAGCAGCGAAAGCCCAAGCCGCCCGCGACGCCCGTGACGAGCAACGTTACGCCGAACTCTACAAGACCGATGCAGTATCGCGCCAGCGCTACGACCAAGCCCAGACCGCAGCCCGTACCACGGCCGCTCAGGCCGATGCGGCCCGCAAGCGCACCCAAACTGTGCGCGCCCAAGTGGCCCAAGCCCGAGCCGCCGTGGCCCAAGCCGACAACGATTACCGCCAAGCCACCGAACAAATTGGCGTAGCGGAAGCGCAGATAGGAGAGGCCCAGGCCGCCGCCGAAGAAGCTAAGCTGCAGCTTTCGTACACTAAAATCTACGCCGCTGAAACCGGACGGGTCACGCGCAAAGCCGTAGACGAGGGTCAAACTGTAGCAATAGGGCAGCAACTCATGGCTCTCACCTACGGTCAGTTGTGGGTAACGGCCAATTTCAAGGAAACTCAACTCGAAAAGATGCGGGCGGGTCAGCCGGTTGAATTGGAGGTAGATGCCTATCCGAGCGAGAAGTTTCGGGGCAAGGTAGAGAGCTTTCAGCGCGGCACCGGCGCCCGCTTCAGCTTGCTGCCCGCCGAAAATGCCACCGGCAACTATGTAAAAGTGGTGCAGCGCATCCCCGTCAAAATCGTGTTCGATGGCCAGCCCAACCTGCACTTACTGGCCCCCGGTATGTCGGTGGTGCCCGAAGTAGATATCAGCGTTGAGCCAACTGAGAAACCTGCTGCTCCCGACAATGCTTCTACCCGGCCACGTGCTGCAGCCGCTCGATGA
- a CDS encoding DHA2 family efflux MFS transporter permease subunit: MSQTKALKKPAGNDAATQGGNLKWIIAVTVAMATFMEVLDDTSVSVALSQIGGNLSAAEDEVTWVVTAQLVSKAVVLPVAGFLATVVGRKRLFSICLLAYGATSLLCGLSPTIGFLVFMRVVQGLSGGMLSPMAQAILTDTFPPAQRGLAFAAYGVATVVAPTVGPTLGGYLVDNASWNWVFFVNVPVAIVTAFLVSILVKDPPAMVKEKAAKWAGGLHVDYIGLSLLAVGLSALQYVLSRGEREEWFSSGAIMTLSVVAAVALVAGVIWELRSKDPVIDLKLLQHRNFAAAVLVMFAVGAVLFSSSTQLPLFLQNLLGYTAVKSGLAISPGGAAVLLLMPVVGVLSGKMQARWMILLGLIISTFALFNYAHVLSSDIDFVSVAKARVFQSVGLAFLFVPISVAAYVGIAKNKTNQAATLINLAQSLGGSFGIAAITTLIARRAQFHQSRIIDSLNFSNPNYEAGVQNLASTQAAVGGSLAEATERAQATIYGAVQLQANILSYVDSFYLLGFACLLSIPLVFFMRANKPGQNEQAGAAG, encoded by the coding sequence ATGAGCCAGACCAAAGCCTTGAAAAAACCAGCGGGCAATGACGCCGCAACCCAAGGGGGCAACCTCAAATGGATAATTGCAGTGACGGTGGCTATGGCAACCTTCATGGAAGTGCTGGACGACACCAGCGTGTCGGTGGCACTGTCGCAGATAGGCGGCAACCTGAGTGCCGCCGAAGACGAGGTGACGTGGGTAGTAACGGCGCAATTGGTATCAAAGGCGGTAGTGCTGCCGGTGGCCGGGTTTCTGGCTACGGTAGTGGGGCGTAAGCGCCTGTTTTCGATTTGCCTGCTGGCCTACGGGGCTACCTCACTGCTGTGCGGCTTGTCGCCAACCATTGGGTTTCTGGTGTTTATGCGGGTAGTACAGGGACTGAGCGGCGGCATGCTTTCCCCGATGGCGCAGGCCATCCTGACCGATACCTTTCCGCCGGCGCAACGCGGGCTGGCGTTTGCGGCTTATGGCGTGGCTACGGTGGTAGCACCCACCGTGGGGCCCACGCTAGGCGGCTACCTCGTCGATAATGCCAGCTGGAACTGGGTGTTTTTCGTGAACGTGCCGGTAGCCATCGTAACGGCTTTTTTGGTGTCAATACTGGTGAAAGATCCGCCGGCTATGGTGAAGGAGAAGGCCGCGAAATGGGCAGGTGGGCTCCATGTCGACTATATCGGGTTGAGTTTGCTGGCAGTAGGGCTCAGCGCCCTGCAATATGTACTGAGCCGCGGCGAACGGGAAGAGTGGTTTAGTTCGGGCGCTATTATGACACTGTCGGTGGTGGCTGCTGTAGCCTTAGTGGCCGGGGTGATATGGGAGCTACGTTCCAAAGACCCCGTCATCGACCTGAAACTACTCCAGCACCGCAATTTCGCGGCGGCGGTGCTAGTGATGTTTGCGGTAGGAGCGGTGCTGTTTAGTAGCTCTACCCAGCTGCCATTGTTTCTGCAGAACCTATTAGGCTACACGGCCGTGAAAAGCGGTTTGGCTATTTCGCCAGGCGGGGCGGCGGTGTTGCTGTTGATGCCCGTGGTTGGGGTGCTGTCGGGCAAGATGCAAGCGCGTTGGATGATTTTGCTAGGCTTGATTATCAGCACCTTCGCATTGTTTAACTATGCCCACGTCCTCAGCTCTGATATCGACTTTGTCAGTGTAGCCAAGGCCCGTGTGTTTCAAAGCGTGGGCTTAGCGTTTCTATTCGTGCCCATCAGCGTGGCGGCTTATGTAGGAATTGCCAAAAATAAAACCAACCAAGCGGCCACGCTCATCAACTTGGCGCAGTCGTTGGGTGGCAGTTTCGGTATTGCGGCCATCACCACCCTGATTGCGCGGCGCGCGCAGTTCCACCAAAGCCGCATCATCGACAGCCTCAACTTTTCTAATCCCAACTACGAAGCTGGCGTGCAAAACCTAGCTTCCACGCAAGCCGCCGTTGGGGGTAGTTTGGCAGAAGCAACGGAGCGCGCTCAAGCCACCATTTACGGCGCCGTGCAGCTGCAGGCCAACATCTTATCCTACGTTGATTCCTTTTACCTGCTAGGATTTGCCTGCTTGCTGTCTATACCGCTGGTATTTTTTATGCGCGCCAACAAGCCCGGCCAAAACGAACAGGCCGGCGCCGCGGGGTAG
- a CDS encoding amino acid permease, with translation MLKKSLELLRLEAAETGSHTLKRSLNGFNLITIGIGVIIGAGLFSLTGIAAANNTGPAVTLSFVVAAVGCAFSALCYAEFASMVPVSGSAYTYAYATMGELFAWIIGWDLVLEYSVGAATVAISWSQYLVKFLAKYNLHIPAQIVMSPFETATLADGTSVHGFVNVPAMLIVLAITAIIIRGTSGSAWFNALVVTLKVAVVLVFIALGWQYIDPANYQPYIPRIPGRLGSLGLAAFCAGRALSSSCLSASTL, from the coding sequence ATGCTTAAAAAATCATTGGAACTACTGCGGCTTGAAGCTGCCGAAACTGGTTCCCACACGCTTAAACGAAGTCTGAACGGCTTCAACCTGATTACCATTGGTATCGGGGTGATTATTGGAGCGGGCCTGTTCTCGCTCACCGGAATTGCTGCCGCCAACAACACCGGCCCGGCCGTAACGCTCTCGTTTGTGGTGGCGGCTGTTGGCTGCGCGTTTTCGGCCCTCTGCTACGCCGAGTTTGCCTCTATGGTACCCGTGTCGGGGTCGGCTTACACCTATGCCTATGCCACCATGGGCGAGCTGTTTGCCTGGATAATTGGGTGGGACTTGGTGCTCGAATACTCGGTTGGGGCGGCTACGGTAGCCATCAGCTGGTCGCAGTACTTGGTGAAGTTTCTGGCTAAGTACAACCTGCACATTCCGGCGCAAATAGTCATGTCGCCCTTCGAAACGGCCACGCTGGCCGATGGCACGTCGGTGCATGGTTTCGTGAACGTGCCGGCTATGCTGATTGTGCTGGCTATTACGGCCATTATCATTCGCGGGACGTCGGGGTCGGCGTGGTTCAATGCTTTGGTCGTCACGCTGAAAGTAGCGGTGGTGCTGGTGTTTATTGCCCTAGGCTGGCAGTACATCGACCCAGCCAACTACCAACCCTATATCCCGAGAATACCGGGACGTTTGGGGAGTTTGGGCTTAGCGGCATTCTGCGCGGGGCGGGCGTTATCTTCTTCGTGTTTATCGGCTTCGACATTGTAG